The genomic interval AGGGCCCCTTGCGCGACGAGCCACCGGGTCACCGCTATGCCCCCACCGAAATGCCCTAGCCCCATGACCACCACCCGCTGGCCCGTCAGACCGCCCGCTGTCATCGAAACCGTCCTCCTTGTCCGCGCGACCGCCACACCCGACCGCCCTATGATCGGGGCTTGTCGCTTTTTTTTCCAGACCATGATGAAACGCGCACCAGCGTGGGGCGTCTACCTATTGAGAATGAAATGACGCGATTATATAATCAGAGCATACAACGTTGCATGGACAACGTTTTACGGTACACCCGCGCCGGTGGAGATGTACGCCGTTGAGTGAACGCCCCACAGTCAGTCTGGCAAAGGTCGACCTGGATTCACCGGTTCCTCGCTACGTCCAGGCCAAGACAATCTTGGCGGAGGCCATCAATCGGGGTGATTTCCCCCCCGGTTCCAAGCTGCCAAATACTGGGGAAATCAGCGTCCAGGTCAATGTCAGCCTGATTACCGCCCACAAGGCTATTCAGTGCTTAGCCCAGGAAGGATGGGTTCGCAGGGAACGCGGACGAGGCACCTTCGTTCGAGACGACTTCCGGCTTTCCGTCGCGGTCAAGCCCCAGTTCCGTGTCGGGCTGGTCCTCCATCCCAGCAACTCCCTGGGTGACTTCTACCACGGCACCCTGATCACCGCCATCCGGGAGGCCGCCGAACGCATCGAGCCGGTCGGCGAGCTGGTCATTCAACGCTGCCAGAGCGTCCGCGACCTCCCCGCCCAGGACGCCGACGGCCTGCTCTGCTTCCACCCCGACCGCGAACAGTTGCGCGAGTTGGCTCAGATCGCCGACCGCAAGGCGATCCTCGTTCTGGGAGCCTCGATCGAAGGGGCGCCGCTGAACTGCGTCGATTCCCAAAACGCCGAGGGCACGCGAGCTGCCGTCCGGCATTTGGCTGAACTCGGCCACCGGCGCATCGCGATCGTCAACGGCCCGCTGGACTCAACCAACTGCCTCCACCGATTCGAGGGCTACCTCACCGCGCTTCAGGAGGCCGGCATCCCGCCCCAAGAGGACTGCATCTTCAATGCCGAACTGGCCAAAGCCGCAGGAGCAGCCATGGGACGGCTGGCGGACGCCCTGAGAAGTCGTCGGCGTCCGACGGCAATTATCGCCGCCGGATACTACCTGGCACTCGAGGTCCTGGCTCTTCTTCGCCAACTTCGGATCCGGGTCCCCGAGGAGATCTCGCTGGTCGGTTTCGATGACACCCCATCGGCGCCGCTTCTCGATCCGCCGCTGACAACGATCCGACAGCCCCTGGAGGAAATGGGAATGCAGGCCTACGCTCGACTGGCCCGCATGATCAATGGCGAAAACGGCCGCCCACGTGTCGAACTGCTGCCTACCACGCTGGTCAAGCGCCTCTCCACCGGCCCGGCCACCCGACAGGTCTGACCGAACACTCGCCTGCTCAGCTCATCCGCACCGCAACACCGATTGACAGACAAGATGGCAGGGGGCGGCCAGGCACGACGCCCGCGTCAGCCTCCGCTCGCGAGAGAAAATCGGTGAGCATGGAGGGGCCACCCAACCTCCCGCCCGGAACCAGCGTCGTCAGCCAACCCTTGTATGCGGGCAGGGATCCCCCCCCCAGAAAGAGTCAACCACGCTCAGCCCCAAGCAATCGCGCCCCTGGGCCGGTGACATCAGTTCAGATTCGTGTTGGTGTTGATGTTCGTGTTTGTGTTTGTGTTCGTGTTGCTCGTGCCACCCCCGTTGAGCGGGAAGGGACCACCACACAGACCCGGGATCGTGCATGAGGGATCCTTGGAGTAGTCGGGCCAAGTCGTGGTCAGAAGGTCATACTCAAACGGGTCGCAGTTCAGGATCGTCCCGCAGGGATTGATGTAATGGGCCAGCTTGCCAGTGCTGTTGACGGCCATCTCAAAACAGCCCGTACCCATCATCAAACCGGTCAACGTGGTGGCGAGAACCATGGACAACACCAATCGCCACTTGCACCATCTGGTCGTCATAGCACTTCTCCTGGCCCCAAAAGACCGGGCGGGCCCGATCTCCGATACGCAAAAGACAACCGCGTCCGACTCAGCCCCCTGCGCCGGTGGAACCTGTCGTGGTCGTTGTTCCCGTCGTAGTCGTCGTGGTCGTCGTCGTGGCAATCGTCGAGCAATCGACGAGCAGATCGTCTAAGGTTGTGCTGGGATCACCACAAGGCTGAACTAGGCCGCCGAAGAAACCACTGCGGCAGTCGAGGAGGTAGCAGAAATCAACAGAAGTGGAGATGCCGTTGGTCCAGAACCGGCTGCAGCTGCTGATTGCGCCGTTCTGCGTGGTGAAGCCGCCCGTCACCTGGAACAAACTCGTGCCGCCCAGCACCATCGCCAGCCAAGTCCAGTATCGCTTGGATCTACGCCGCATCATCGCTTGACCTCCACGCCGATCCTCAGGCCCAGCTCCGGTACCGCCGCCCTTGTGCGCACACTCCGCCACCCACGGCGTCCCGAAGTCGTGACCAGTATAGAGCCCACCACGAGTCTACGCAACCCGCCAAGTGACCGAAATCGCCCTTGCTCACCAGCTTCGGCAGATGACCAGGAAACCACCCCCGACCCTCAAGCCCCAAACGAAAGAGCAGCTCTCCATTTCGGAAAGCTGCTCCCCAATCCTGACACATCTGAGCCGGCCAATCCGCCGCCGGTCCTCAGGACGGCCCGCTTCTCACCCCAAAACAAACCTCTGGAGAACGAAATCCGCGATGCAGGCGCCCAAACCCAACGCAATCACCGTAGATCCCGCCAGAAACAACCCCCACTTCACGAGAATCTTCTTGGACATCGTCAGACCTCCTCAAAGATGGCTTGCGAGCACACACAACGCTCGCCAAGCGACACATTGGTGTCTCCCGGCAACCGCTGCGCCCCCTTCCCCACACACCCATCGCTCCGGTCAACGATTACCCGGCCGGCAGCCGAAACGCGCTGCCCGCCTCCACGAACCTGGTGGCCGCAAACCTCCTACAGAAGCACGCCGGCTCGCCCCGCGCCTGGAACCCCGCCGGCCAATCGGTCCGCAACTCCGCTACGAACCACCCAGTTCACAAGTGGAACATCGAGCCTTCAGGTCGAGCCGCGCCGACCCAACGCAAAGGCTCCTTCACTCGGATCGATATCTTAACGCCATTCTCACCGCTGGCAAGTCCGATCTCTAAACAAACCCGCAATGCCATCAGCCGAAACCGGGCTTACCAGCCCCCGCTCGGTGATGATTCCGGTAATAAGGCCCGCCGGGGTCACATCAAACGCGGGGTTGTAACACTTTACCCCGTCCGGTACGGTAGTTACCCCAAAGCCCTTGGCGATCTCCTCCCGCGCCCGTTCCTCGATCGGGATGGCCTTCCCATCTGGGATCGAACGATCGAACGTCGAGCGGGGCGCAGCCACGTAAAACGGTATGCCGTGGGCATTTGCGATCACGGCGACCCCGTAGGTGCCAATCTTGTTGGCGGTGTCTCCGTTGGCCGCTATCCGATCAGCACCTACCACCACCAGGTCCACCTTCCGATCACGCATCACGTGGGCGACCATGTTGTC from Phycisphaerae bacterium carries:
- a CDS encoding GntR family transcriptional regulator, encoding MSERPTVSLAKVDLDSPVPRYVQAKTILAEAINRGDFPPGSKLPNTGEISVQVNVSLITAHKAIQCLAQEGWVRRERGRGTFVRDDFRLSVAVKPQFRVGLVLHPSNSLGDFYHGTLITAIREAAERIEPVGELVIQRCQSVRDLPAQDADGLLCFHPDREQLRELAQIADRKAILVLGASIEGAPLNCVDSQNAEGTRAAVRHLAELGHRRIAIVNGPLDSTNCLHRFEGYLTALQEAGIPPQEDCIFNAELAKAAGAAMGRLADALRSRRRPTAIIAAGYYLALEVLALLRQLRIRVPEEISLVGFDDTPSAPLLDPPLTTIRQPLEEMGMQAYARLARMINGENGRPRVELLPTTLVKRLSTGPATRQV